From a single Sorghum bicolor cultivar BTx623 chromosome 5, Sorghum_bicolor_NCBIv3, whole genome shotgun sequence genomic region:
- the LOC8079733 gene encoding dirigent protein 21, with product MAIKQKGATTTTFLLFLVLAVVVAAEAAQLQDDEPATAAGGSHARHQRRANKASAGTGDAPTHLHFYFHDTVSGKSPTAVRVVSAPATSPSPLFGMVNVMDDPLTDGPEQSSSAVVGRAQGLYMGSDQAKLGFLQAMNLVFTAGDYNGSTLALLGRNCPLDAVRELPVVGGTGAFRFARGYALLRTHWLDFTTGDATVEYDVYVMH from the coding sequence atggCCATCAAGCAGAAAggagcgacgacgacgacgttccTGCTCTTCCTGGTGCTGGCAGTCGTCGTCGCAGCCGAGGCCGCCCAGCTGCAAGACGACGAGCCTGCTACGGCCGCCGGCGGCAGCCATGCCCGGCATCAGCGGCGCGCGAATAAGGCATCCGCCGGCACCGGCGACGCGCCAACGCACCTGCACTTCTACTTCCACGACACGGTGAGCGGCAAGTCGCCGACGGCGGTGCGGGTGGTGAGCGCGCCGGcgacgtcgccgtcgccgctgtTCGGGATGGTGAACGTGATGGACGACCCGCTGACGGACGGGCCGGAGCAGAGCTCCAGCGCCGTCGTCGGCCGCGCCCAGGGCCTGTACATGGGGTCCGACCAGGCCAAGCTCGGCTTCCTCCAGGCCATGAACCTGGTGTTCACGGCGGGGGACTACAACGGCAGCACGCTGGCGCTGCTGGGACGCAACTGCCCGCTCGACGCCGTCCGCGAGCTCCCCGTCGTCGGCGGCACGGGGGCGTTCCGCTTCGCCCGTGGGTACGCGCTGCTCCGCACCCACTGGCTCGACTTCACCACCGGCGACGCCACCGTCGAGTACGACGTCTACGTCATGCACTAG
- the LOC8072764 gene encoding protein-tyrosine-phosphatase PTP1 isoform X1 — MVKSYISPLVESPSRSRHSIPFLQNEDEPAAGAVPSSPAQPLTATSHLLRVGSTASERASPGALVAVAVAVTNPSSSCLRSQVSSQSHHHRKFQPNHFRSAGGPAAALPALLRPSATATPTTPPAASPASSPSPPTIHASKRRRRRGTETEATGNSPLRGGGGSASASAPRSSSSPPAGAPPLSLPPPGFDPLDPDADPPPKPPLTPVEVRHCKKALKALENKLGKPAKLAKEFYSLPDIRTELQSAQKFSVARKQENRGRNRYTDVLPFDRTRVRLQSSTGNDYINASHIEIAGRNLTKFISTQGPLANTIENFWQMVYDNHCPVIVMLTKFDGLKCDEYLPLSKGEDIFGKFTIKITKFRKDGQLVLRGVEIRRDESDEVRSLLHIEYPEWPDHGVPNGSADVRRILKRLYHIPREWPIVAHCSAGIGRTGAYITIHNTIERILRGEQEAVDLVETVKKFRSQRPGMVQTEEQYKCCHQAIRDELKDLVSSSKH, encoded by the exons ATGGTAAAAAGTTATATATCCCCCCTCGTGGAGTCGCCGTCGAGAAGCCgccattccattccattcctTCAAAACGAGGACGAGCCCGCCGCCGGTGCCGTCCCTTCTTCCCCCGCGCAGCCACTCACAGCCACAAGCCACCTGCTCCGCGTCGGATCtacagcgagcgagcgagcgtcaCCCGGGGctctcgtcgccgtcgccgtcgccgtcaccAACCCGTCGTCTTCTTGCCTGCGAAGTCAAGTCTCCTCCCAAAGTCACCACCACAGAAAATTCCAACCCAACCACTTCCGCTCCGCGGGCGGGCCAGCTGCTGCCCTCCCCGCTTTATTAAGACCGTCCGCCACGGCGACTCCGACGACTCCCCCCGCGGCCTCCCCCGCCAGCTCCCCCTCGCCGCCGACCATCCACGCCTccaagcgccgccgccgccgcgggaccGAGACCGAAGCCACGGGGAACTCGCCGCTGCGGGGCGGCGGgggctccgcctccgcctccgcccctCGCTCCTCCTCGTCGCCGCCTGCGGGggctcctcctctctctctgccGCCGCCGGGGTTTGACCCGCTCGACCCTGACGCTGACCCGCCCCCCAAGCCGCCGCTCACGCCCGTCGAGGTGAGGCACTGCAAGAAGGCGCTCAAGGCGCTCGAGAATAAGCTCGGGAAGCCCGCTAAGCTTGCCAAGGAGTTCTACAGCCTCCCG GATATAAGAACAGAGCTTCAGTCAGCACAAAAATTTAGTGTTGCTCGGAAACAAGAAAATAGGGGAAGAAACCGCTACACTGATGTGTTGCCAT TTGATCGAACCAGGGTACGGTTACAGTCTTCAACAGGCAATGATTACATCAATGCCAGCCATATAGAG ATTGCTGGCAGAAATCTAACAAAGTTCATTTCCACTCAAGGACCGCTAGCCAATACAATTGAAAATTTTTGGCAGATGGTATATGATAATCACTGCCCTGTGATTGTTATGCTCACCAAATTTGATGGTCTTAAG TGTGATGAGTATCTACCattgagcaagggagaggataTTTTTGGAAAATTTACCATTAAGATCACAAAGTTCAGGAAAGATGGTCAATTAGTGTTGCGTGGTGTTGAGATTCGACGGGATGAG TCAGATGAAGTGCGATCTCTTCTCCACATTGAGTATCCTGAGTGGCCTGACCATGGGGTGCCAAATGGCAGTGCTGATGTAAGAAGGATTCTAAAAAGATTGTATCACATTCCAAGAGAATGGCCAATAGTTGCACATTGCAG CGCAGGCATTGGAAGAACAGGTGCTTATATCACCATCCATAATACAATAGAGAGAATTTTACGTGGAGAACAGGAGGCTGTCGATCTTGTTGAAACTGTCAAAAAATTTAGATCACAGCGACCTGGAATGGTCCAAACAGAG GAACAATACAAGTGTTGCCACCAGGCAATCAGAGATGAATTGAAAGATCTTGTATCGAGTTCAAAACATTGA
- the LOC8072764 gene encoding protein-tyrosine-phosphatase PTP1 isoform X2 — MVKSYISPLVESPSRSRHSIPFLQNEDEPAAGAVPSSPAQPLTATSHLLRVGSTASERASPGALVAVAVAVTNPSSSCLRSQVSSQSHHHRKFQPNHFRSAGGPAAALPALLRPSATATPTTPPAASPASSPSPPTIHASKRRRRRGTETEATGNSPLRGGGGSASASAPRSSSSPPAGAPPLSLPPPGFDPLDPDADPPPKPPLTPVEVRHCKKALKALENKLGKPAKLAKEFYSLPDIRTELQSAQKFSVARKQENRGRNRYTDVLPFDRTRVRLQSSTGNDYINASHIEIAGRNLTKFISTQGPLANTIENFWQMVYDNHCPVIVMLTKFDGLKCDEYLPLSKGEDIFGKFTIKITKFRKDGQLVLRGVEIRRDESDEVRSLLHIEYPEWPDHGVPNGSADVRRILKRLYHIPREWPIVAHCRHWKNRCLYHHP, encoded by the exons ATGGTAAAAAGTTATATATCCCCCCTCGTGGAGTCGCCGTCGAGAAGCCgccattccattccattcctTCAAAACGAGGACGAGCCCGCCGCCGGTGCCGTCCCTTCTTCCCCCGCGCAGCCACTCACAGCCACAAGCCACCTGCTCCGCGTCGGATCtacagcgagcgagcgagcgtcaCCCGGGGctctcgtcgccgtcgccgtcgccgtcaccAACCCGTCGTCTTCTTGCCTGCGAAGTCAAGTCTCCTCCCAAAGTCACCACCACAGAAAATTCCAACCCAACCACTTCCGCTCCGCGGGCGGGCCAGCTGCTGCCCTCCCCGCTTTATTAAGACCGTCCGCCACGGCGACTCCGACGACTCCCCCCGCGGCCTCCCCCGCCAGCTCCCCCTCGCCGCCGACCATCCACGCCTccaagcgccgccgccgccgcgggaccGAGACCGAAGCCACGGGGAACTCGCCGCTGCGGGGCGGCGGgggctccgcctccgcctccgcccctCGCTCCTCCTCGTCGCCGCCTGCGGGggctcctcctctctctctgccGCCGCCGGGGTTTGACCCGCTCGACCCTGACGCTGACCCGCCCCCCAAGCCGCCGCTCACGCCCGTCGAGGTGAGGCACTGCAAGAAGGCGCTCAAGGCGCTCGAGAATAAGCTCGGGAAGCCCGCTAAGCTTGCCAAGGAGTTCTACAGCCTCCCG GATATAAGAACAGAGCTTCAGTCAGCACAAAAATTTAGTGTTGCTCGGAAACAAGAAAATAGGGGAAGAAACCGCTACACTGATGTGTTGCCAT TTGATCGAACCAGGGTACGGTTACAGTCTTCAACAGGCAATGATTACATCAATGCCAGCCATATAGAG ATTGCTGGCAGAAATCTAACAAAGTTCATTTCCACTCAAGGACCGCTAGCCAATACAATTGAAAATTTTTGGCAGATGGTATATGATAATCACTGCCCTGTGATTGTTATGCTCACCAAATTTGATGGTCTTAAG TGTGATGAGTATCTACCattgagcaagggagaggataTTTTTGGAAAATTTACCATTAAGATCACAAAGTTCAGGAAAGATGGTCAATTAGTGTTGCGTGGTGTTGAGATTCGACGGGATGAG TCAGATGAAGTGCGATCTCTTCTCCACATTGAGTATCCTGAGTGGCCTGACCATGGGGTGCCAAATGGCAGTGCTGATGTAAGAAGGATTCTAAAAAGATTGTATCACATTCCAAGAGAATGGCCAATAGTTGCACATTGCAG GCATTGGAAGAACAGGTGCTTATATCACCATCCATAA